The Candidatus Eremiobacteraceae bacterium genome segment TGCTCACGGCTACGAGCGTTGCCGCGATGATCCAACTTCGGCACATGCGGGTCAGCAACCAGCTCGGTGCGTTGATGTCCCTCGAACACGAATTCCACACGGAAGAGCTCCAGAAATCATTCCGTTTCGTGCAATTCGAGTTCAGCCAACGCATGCACGATCGCGGGTATCGAGGGGAACTCGAGCGCATCGGCTTCATCGATTCGCGGATCCATCCGGAGATGGACGTCCTCAACTGGTTCAACGAGATGGGTACGCTGCTGAAGAACCAGCTCGTCGACGAGACGACGTTCATGGAGCTGTTCGGCCGCCTTGCGGTCCAGTACTGGGAGATCCTAACGCCCGCGATCGCCATCGTCCGGCGCCGGCGAGGCGAAGCGCAATTCCACAACTTCGAGTATCTCGCGATCCGTGCGCGTAAATGGCTGTCGGACCATCCGCACGGCGACTTCCCGAAAGGCGCGCCCCGAATACCGATCCTCGATGAGTGGCGCGAAGAGGACAGCAAAGAGCCCCAACCCCTCGAATCCTGATCAAAATCGGCGCGCGTCAAATGGAGCGGTCGACCTTTTACGGTCGACCGCCACGGCGTTGCCTAGCGCTTCGCTTTCTTCGTGGGCCGAGTCAGATCGGGTGCGTCTTCGCCGAGCGCCGTCGCTAGATCGATCTGATGGTCTTGCTCGTTGACGAGGATCGCGCGGATCTGCTCGGCCATCGCGAACTCGCCGAGCTCCTCGCATTGCCGGACGCGCTCACGATAGTTGCGGATCGTCTCGTTCTCGTTCTCAAGATCGAAGCGGAGCATCTGCTCGGCGGATTCGGACGTGCGAACGGGCTTCGGCGTGACCGTCGGCATCGCACCAAGATAGTCGATCTGACGCGAGATGATGAGCGCGTGTTCGAGCTCTTGCTTCGCGTGCTCTTCGAGCTGCGCGGCGATGCTCATGTACGCGGCACCTTTGAGCACCTGCGAGTAGACGACGTAGCCGATTATCGCTTGGTATTCGCGCGAAAGGTCTTCGTTCAACAGCTCAGCGAGCCCGGCTCGCGAGATGGTTGTTTGGCCGTTCGAAGATGGCATGGTAGGCTGCTCCTGTATAGGGGGTGGTTTCGAAGGAGCG includes the following:
- a CDS encoding ferritin-like domain-containing protein; this encodes MPSSNGQTTISRAGLAELLNEDLSREYQAIIGYVVYSQVLKGAAYMSIAAQLEEHAKQELEHALIISRQIDYLGAMPTVTPKPVRTSESAEQMLRFDLENENETIRNYRERVRQCEELGEFAMAEQIRAILVNEQDHQIDLATALGEDAPDLTRPTKKAKR